The proteins below are encoded in one region of Dioscorea cayenensis subsp. rotundata cultivar TDr96_F1 chromosome 18, TDr96_F1_v2_PseudoChromosome.rev07_lg8_w22 25.fasta, whole genome shotgun sequence:
- the LOC120282765 gene encoding uncharacterized protein LOC120282765, whose amino-acid sequence MVYDCLRSRVPIWAPSHCNDEAGPSVQPPLDEPTSGFQIDERSQLTDRFFNVLKIADQPLYEGCENHSQLSFVARMLSIKSDANMSEADFNSMITAIKEVLPPDNTMPTDYYHHRKTMNELGLPVVKIDACKNGCMLYWKHDATEVSCKFCDEPRYKQVKGRHRLPNDHAHKMIAQAILRYLPLTPRLQRLYASNATATHMTWHATHERNEGVMQHPSDAEAWEHFDRTYPDFAQEPRNIRLGLCADGFAPHGQFGRTYSCCPVVVTPYNLPPGMCMKRPYMFLTLICPGPKNPKKNIDVFLQPLIDELNNLWVFGEMTYDISKSEYFRMKAALLCTINDFPAYGMLSGWSTAGVLGCPICMESSNAFHLQHGRKASYFDCHRKFLPQNHSYRKDKKSFIRGRVEKNGTPPILSGDEILNRVMMFPTAVEDPINTPPGYGADHKWTKRSIFWDLPYWKTNLIRHNLDVMHIEKNVFDNVFFTVMDVKGKSKDNINARKDVGVLCDRKEIAVPSNSTCRSIPKALYTLTKAQKRVICEWIHQFKVSRWFL is encoded by the coding sequence ATGGTGTATGATTGTTTGCGTTCTCGTGTTCCGATATGGGCACCATCTCATTGTAATGATGAAGCTGGTCCAAGTGTGCAACCACCATTAGATGAGCCAACTTCTGGTTTTCAAATTGATGAAAGAAGTCAATTAACTGATAGattttttaatgtgttaaaGATTGCTGACCAACCCCTATATGAAGGATGTGAGAATCACTCCCAGTTGTCTTTCGTTGCTAGGATGTTATCTATCAAGTCTGATGCTAACATGTCTGAGGCTGATTTCAATTCCATGATTACCGCAATTAAAGAAGTTCTTCCTCCAGATAATACAATGCCAACTGATTATTACCATCACAGGAAAACTATGAATGAACTTGGTTTGCCTGTGGTTAAAATAGATGCTTGCAAAAATGGTTGCATGTTGTATTGGAAACATGATGCTACGGAAGTCTCTTGCAAGTTTTGTGATGAACCGAGGTACAAGCAAGTCAAGGGTCGACATAGGCTACCTAATGATCACGCTCATAAAATGATTGCACAAGCAATACTGAGATACTTGCCATTAACTCCAAGATTACAAAGGTTGTATGCTTCTAATGCTACAGCAACGCATATGACCTGGCATGCTACTCATGAAAGAAACGAGGGAGTAATGCAACATCCATCTGATGCCGAGGCATGGGAACATTTTGATAGAACTTATCCTGATTTTGCCCAGGAACCTCGTAATATTCGTTTGGGTTTATGTGCTGATGGCTTTGCACCGCATGGACAATTTGGGAGGACTTATTCATGTTGCCCAGTGGTTGTGACTCCTTATAACCTTCCACCAGGCATGTGCATGAAAAGGCCTTATATGTTCTTAACTCTAATTTGTCCCGGGCCTAAGAACCCGAAGAAGAACATAGATGTTTTTCTACAACCTTTGATTGATGAGCTGAATAATTTATGGGTTTTTGGTGAAATGACATATGATATTTCCAAAAGTGAATATTTTCGCATGAAGGCTGCACTTTTGTGtacaattaatgattttcctgCGTACGGGATGCTATCTGGGTGGAGTACTGCTGGGGTTTTAGGATGTCCAATATGTATGGAGAGCTCCAATGCTTTTCATCTACAACACGGTCGGAAGGCAAGCTATTTTGATTGTCATCGAAAGTTCTTACCACAAAATCATTCGTACCGTAAGGACAAAAAGTCTTTCATTCGAGGTCGTGTGGAAAAAAATGGTACACCACCAATATTGTCAGGGGATGAAATTCTTAATCGAGTTATGATGTTCCCAACAGCAGTTGAGGACCCAATTAACACTCCCCCAGGGTATGGAGCAGATCATAAATGGACAAAAAGAAGCATTTTTTGGGATCTTCCTTATTGGAAAACCAATTTGATCCGACACAATCTTGATGTAATGCACATCGAGAAAAATGTTTTTGATAATGTGTTTTTCACTGTGATGGATGTGAAAGGGAAGAGCAAGGATAACATTAACGCAAGAAAAGATGTTGGAGTTCTTTGTGATCGTAAGGAGATAGCAGTTCCTTCAAATAGTACATGTCGTTCTATTCCTAAAGCACTCTACACTTTAACTAAAGCACAGAAGAGGGTTATTTGTGAGTGGATTCACCAATTTAAGGTTTCCAGATGGTTTTTGTGA